The proteins below come from a single Chryseobacterium nepalense genomic window:
- a CDS encoding adenylate kinase, which yields MINIVLFGPPGSGKGTQAQNLIKKFNLKQISTGDLFRFNMKNDTELGKLAKSYIDKGELVPDQVTTDMLIDEIRKPTDAAGFIFDGYPRTAVQTEALEKIVKEELNDEIDVCLSLVVEDKILVERLLKRGEISGRSDDSNVEIIENRIKEYYAKTAEVAELYKQQGKYVEINGVGDIDEISEKLFAEVEKVQK from the coding sequence ATGATAAACATTGTTCTGTTCGGCCCTCCGGGAAGTGGAAAAGGAACTCAGGCTCAGAACCTGATTAAGAAATTCAATTTAAAACAGATCTCAACAGGTGACCTTTTCAGATTCAATATGAAAAATGATACCGAGCTTGGGAAACTGGCAAAATCTTATATTGACAAAGGAGAACTGGTTCCGGATCAGGTAACAACAGATATGCTGATTGACGAGATCAGAAAACCTACCGATGCGGCAGGATTCATTTTCGACGGATATCCGAGAACTGCCGTGCAGACGGAAGCCCTGGAAAAAATTGTAAAAGAAGAATTAAACGATGAGATCGATGTTTGTCTTTCATTGGTAGTTGAAGATAAAATTTTGGTTGAAAGACTTTTAAAGAGAGGTGAAATCAGCGGAAGATCAGACGATAGCAATGTAGAAATCATCGAAAACAGAATAAAAGAATACTACGCAAAAACAGCAGAAGTTGCCGAACTGTACAAGCAGCAGGGCAAATATGTGGAGATCAACGGTGTCGGAGATATCGACGAGATTTCTGAGAAACTTTTTGCTGAAGTAGAAAAGGTTCAAAAATAA